A window of Prolixibacter sp. SD074 contains these coding sequences:
- a CDS encoding FGGY-family carbohydrate kinase — translation MKGIVAFDIGKTNKKILLFDENFRVVYQDEQKMEPVVDDEGFECDDIARIEHWIFDSLRKVMMSEAYEITAVNFSTYGASLVWLDGNGKRLGPLYNYLKPVDGQIALSLFEKYGGESEFCRQTASPSLGLLLNSGIQLLWMKEKHPDVYRKAKGILHFPQYLSYLLTGQIAAESTSIGCHTFLWDFDHNQYHQWLTDEGIQLPLPLPNSHMIDVEVEGKTLKAGVGIHDSSAALVPYLMGTDERFVLLSTGTWCISMNPFNHESLTEEELKQDCLNYMNIYQKPVKSSRYFLGHIHDVNVERLTNYFGAETSAYKYVGLNKMLLKKYLENGLQSFFRKKLLTSYLDDSVDLEQFDNFETAYHQLMFDLTEECICSLRLVFPAKDDVESLIVSGGFARNEIFMAYLASRFPEKRVYTSEIDNASALGAALVCAEEVFGHARKPVGLGLKRWYAL, via the coding sequence ATGAAGGGAATTGTCGCCTTTGATATTGGGAAGACCAACAAGAAAATCTTGTTATTCGATGAGAACTTCCGGGTAGTATACCAGGATGAGCAAAAGATGGAGCCTGTTGTGGATGATGAGGGTTTTGAGTGCGATGACATTGCTCGGATCGAACATTGGATTTTTGACAGTTTGCGAAAAGTAATGATGTCAGAAGCGTATGAGATTACTGCCGTTAATTTCTCCACTTATGGCGCCTCATTAGTTTGGCTTGATGGAAATGGGAAGCGATTGGGGCCATTGTATAACTACCTAAAACCGGTTGATGGGCAAATTGCTTTATCGCTGTTTGAAAAGTATGGTGGAGAAAGTGAGTTTTGTCGTCAAACTGCCAGTCCGTCACTGGGATTGCTGTTGAATTCGGGTATTCAACTCTTGTGGATGAAGGAGAAACATCCGGATGTATATCGGAAAGCCAAAGGGATTTTACACTTTCCGCAGTATCTCTCTTATCTATTAACTGGGCAAATAGCGGCGGAATCAACCTCCATTGGTTGTCATACTTTTTTGTGGGATTTCGACCATAATCAATATCATCAATGGTTGACAGATGAAGGAATTCAGCTGCCTTTGCCCCTTCCCAACAGTCATATGATTGATGTTGAGGTAGAAGGAAAAACATTGAAGGCTGGAGTCGGGATACACGATAGTTCAGCCGCGTTAGTTCCTTATTTGATGGGGACTGATGAACGGTTTGTACTTCTTTCAACAGGGACCTGGTGCATTAGCATGAATCCCTTTAACCATGAAAGCCTGACCGAAGAAGAGTTGAAGCAGGATTGCCTGAACTACATGAACATTTATCAGAAGCCGGTAAAATCGTCCCGGTATTTTCTGGGGCATATCCATGACGTGAATGTGGAACGGCTGACAAATTATTTCGGGGCGGAGACATCAGCCTATAAGTATGTTGGATTGAATAAAATGCTACTCAAAAAGTATCTGGAGAATGGACTGCAAAGCTTTTTCCGCAAGAAATTGCTGACTAGTTATTTGGATGATTCGGTTGATTTGGAACAATTTGACAACTTCGAAACGGCTTATCATCAACTCATGTTCGATTTGACAGAAGAATGCATTTGTTCATTGAGACTGGTCTTTCCTGCTAAAGATGACGTGGAAAGCCTGATTGTTTCCGGTGGATTTGCCAGGAACGAGATTTTTATGGCTTACCTGGCTTCCCGGTTTCCGGAGAAACGCGTTTATACGAGTGAGATCGATAATGCTTCAGCATTGGGAGCTGCGCTGGTTTGTGCTGAAGAGGTTTTTGGTCATGCCAGGAAGCCAGTTGGCCTGGGACTAAAAAGATGGTATGCCCTGTAA
- a CDS encoding class II aldolase/adducin family protein → MKESDFQLMHPRDQIVLIITRIYQRGLTTTSGGNISIMDESGDLWVTPSAIDKGSLNRDDIIQVKKDGSIIGKHKPSSEYPFHKAIYEIRPDIKAVIHAHPPALVSFSIVRQIPDTNVIPQAKNICSSVGYAPYALPGSEELGERIAGVFREGHKAVIMENHGTVVGGSNLDDAFQRFETLEFTARAIINGKTIGKVKSLSDSQINAFEEQIPHLSPEMEKVEGTSVEQEKREEIVRFVKRACQQGLMISSYGTVSRRWKGNDFLITPTNMNRWDMTPDDVVQIKNGEREPGKIPSRSTWLHQELYKRHPHINSIILTQSPYLMAFSVTGNKFDVRTIPESWIFLQDVPNVSFGSHFKGNDTVPDLITESVPAVIIDNDSVIVTGDTLLGTFDRLEVAEFSAKSLVMATSLGKLAPIGQSEVDELRKKFLS, encoded by the coding sequence ATGAAGGAATCGGATTTTCAATTAATGCACCCACGGGATCAGATTGTGTTGATCATTACCCGAATCTATCAAAGGGGATTGACGACCACGTCGGGAGGTAATATTTCGATAATGGATGAGAGCGGTGATCTGTGGGTTACTCCGTCGGCTATCGATAAGGGTTCGCTGAACAGGGACGATATTATCCAGGTGAAAAAAGACGGGTCGATTATAGGGAAACACAAGCCCTCTTCAGAATATCCTTTTCATAAGGCCATTTACGAGATTCGTCCCGATATTAAAGCCGTGATTCATGCGCATCCGCCGGCACTGGTATCGTTTAGCATTGTCCGGCAAATACCGGATACCAATGTGATACCTCAGGCTAAAAACATTTGCAGTTCTGTAGGATACGCACCCTATGCGCTTCCCGGCAGTGAAGAACTGGGCGAGCGTATTGCCGGTGTATTCAGGGAAGGACACAAAGCGGTGATAATGGAGAATCATGGAACTGTTGTTGGCGGAAGCAACCTGGATGATGCTTTTCAGCGGTTTGAAACGTTGGAGTTCACTGCCCGCGCGATTATCAACGGGAAAACGATTGGGAAGGTAAAATCGCTTTCAGATAGCCAGATTAATGCCTTTGAAGAACAAATTCCTCATCTGTCGCCGGAAATGGAGAAGGTAGAAGGAACTTCTGTAGAGCAGGAAAAAAGAGAGGAAATTGTGCGGTTTGTCAAACGAGCCTGTCAGCAGGGATTAATGATTAGTTCCTACGGAACCGTTTCCCGTCGCTGGAAAGGGAATGATTTTCTGATTACACCGACGAATATGAACCGTTGGGATATGACTCCTGATGATGTGGTCCAGATAAAGAATGGAGAGCGGGAACCGGGGAAAATTCCGAGCCGTTCAACGTGGTTGCATCAGGAATTGTATAAACGTCACCCACACATCAATTCCATAATTCTGACGCAATCACCTTACCTGATGGCATTCAGTGTTACCGGAAATAAGTTTGATGTGCGTACGATCCCCGAAAGTTGGATTTTTTTGCAGGATGTGCCCAATGTATCTTTCGGTTCACACTTTAAAGGAAATGACACGGTTCCGGATTTGATAACCGAATCAGTTCCCGCAGTCATCATCGATAATGATTCGGTGATCGTGACAGGCGATACATTGTTGGGCACCTTCGACCGCCTGGAAGTGGCTGAGTTCAGTGCGAAGTCGTTGGTTATGGCTACGTCTTTAGGAAAGTTGGCTCCTATTGGTCAGTCTGAAGTGGACGAGCTGCGGAAAAAGTTTCTATCATAA
- a CDS encoding alpha-L-rhamnosidase C-terminal domain-containing protein: MVSLKWTSCGKSFYHKRKLPDWGIGAIGTWLYKGQSEIYPAPRQSGFKPIILQPYFSDEPGSVALSHQFRRGQIVSSWEKEKMNVSCNRRKRIIVGDANVLCYRYSFCHDS; the protein is encoded by the coding sequence TTGGTCAGTCTGAAGTGGACGAGCTGCGGAAAAAGTTTCTATCATAAACGGAAACTTCCTGACTGGGGAATTGGAGCGATCGGGACCTGGCTCTATAAAGGGCAAAGCGAAATTTATCCTGCTCCACGGCAATCAGGATTTAAACCTATTATACTGCAACCTTATTTTTCCGATGAACCTGGCTCTGTAGCTTTATCGCATCAATTTCGTCGCGGGCAAATTGTGTCAAGCTGGGAAAAGGAAAAGATGAACGTTTCCTGCAACCGGAGGAAGAGGATAATAGTTGGAGACGCAAATGTACTTTGTTATCGGTATTCGTTTTGTCATGATAGTTAG